A single region of the Candidatus Hydrogenedentota bacterium genome encodes:
- a CDS encoding Gfo/Idh/MocA family oxidoreductase: MAKKTLNVAMIGAQFMGKTHSNAWRKVGMFFDLPVTPVMKVLCGKFPEEVKVAEKWGWQETSLDWEAVVNRPDIDIIDICTPNFLHPTIAIAAAKAGKQIVCEKPLANSLKEANDMLKAVQKAGVNHMCGFSYRFAPAVTTIKNMIARGELGRIFHFRAAYQQDWIVDPNFPRVWRLVKKHTGSGALGDIGAHIVDLCHYLVGQVDEVSGAMQTFIKKRPLTESDTGISGKSGEKKLGKMGEVDVDDAAIFLGRIKDADTLATFEATRFAPGRRNYNTIEIYGSEGAVCWNQEDMDYFEYFNRNDPPHLQGFRRVHASDPVHPYMKAWWPSGHIIGYEHLFVHEVYDFLTQLGKKKVTYSTFEDGVNCQRVLEAVEKSANSKKWVKVK; encoded by the coding sequence ATGGCCAAGAAAACGCTGAATGTCGCGATGATCGGCGCGCAATTCATGGGGAAGACGCACAGCAACGCATGGCGTAAAGTGGGGATGTTCTTCGATCTTCCGGTCACGCCTGTGATGAAAGTCCTTTGCGGAAAGTTTCCGGAGGAAGTGAAAGTCGCCGAGAAATGGGGCTGGCAAGAGACAAGCCTTGATTGGGAGGCGGTGGTGAATCGCCCGGATATCGACATCATCGACATCTGCACGCCGAATTTCCTGCATCCGACCATTGCGATCGCGGCGGCGAAAGCGGGCAAGCAGATCGTGTGCGAAAAGCCGCTTGCCAATTCGCTGAAAGAGGCCAACGACATGTTGAAGGCCGTGCAGAAAGCCGGCGTGAATCACATGTGCGGATTCTCTTACCGCTTTGCGCCGGCCGTGACGACCATCAAGAACATGATCGCGCGCGGCGAACTTGGCCGCATCTTCCACTTCCGCGCCGCCTACCAGCAGGACTGGATCGTCGACCCCAATTTCCCGCGTGTGTGGCGCCTCGTGAAGAAGCACACGGGGTCGGGTGCTTTGGGCGATATCGGCGCGCACATTGTCGATCTTTGCCACTATTTGGTCGGGCAAGTCGACGAAGTATCGGGCGCCATGCAGACCTTCATCAAGAAGCGCCCGCTTACGGAAAGCGACACGGGAATCTCAGGCAAGTCCGGCGAGAAGAAACTGGGGAAGATGGGCGAAGTGGACGTAGACGATGCAGCGATCTTCCTTGGACGCATCAAGGATGCCGACACGCTTGCGACGTTTGAAGCGACGCGTTTTGCGCCCGGACGCAGGAATTACAACACGATCGAGATCTATGGAAGCGAAGGGGCCGTGTGCTGGAATCAGGAGGACATGGACTACTTCGAGTACTTCAACCGAAACGATCCGCCGCACTTGCAGGGTTTCCGGCGCGTCCACGCGTCCGATCCGGTACACCCCTACATGAAGGCGTGGTGGCCGTCGGGGCACATTATCGGTTATGAACACTTGTTCGTCCACGAGGTTTATGACTTCCTCACGCAACTCGGCAAGAAGAAGGTCACGTATTCGACGTTCGAAGACGGTGTCAACTGCCAGCGTGTTCTTGAAGCCGTCGAGAAGTCCGCGAACAGCAAGAAGTGGGTGAAGGTGAAGTAA
- a CDS encoding sugar phosphate isomerase/epimerase — MKLGLLTVMFGDKPLKDVLQVIRPFGLQCVELGTGNYPGDKHAPLAALLASKPKRDELLAMLKGEGLEISALSCHGNCLHPDAAFAKKNIQVQTDTIKLAEMLGVGVVIDFSGCPGSDEKSTKPNWVTCPWPPDFLDVLNWQWEKKVIPYWTKQAKFAADHGVKVAFEAHPGFVVYNPETLLKLRKACGNNLGANFDPSHFFWQGIDPVDAVRALGGKAIFHVHAKDSKVYEQNAKVNGVLDTKHYGDEFNRAWIFRTVGYGHSLEWWKDFVSTLRMVGYDGTLSIEHEDSLMSSMEGLKKAVETLKQCLIFEKKTAMTWA, encoded by the coding sequence ATGAAACTGGGTCTACTGACCGTCATGTTCGGCGACAAGCCGCTCAAGGACGTCCTGCAGGTTATTCGTCCGTTTGGACTTCAGTGCGTGGAGTTGGGAACAGGGAATTATCCCGGCGACAAGCATGCTCCCTTGGCCGCGTTGCTTGCTTCGAAGCCGAAGCGCGATGAACTGTTAGCCATGCTCAAGGGAGAGGGTCTTGAGATTTCCGCGCTGAGTTGCCACGGCAATTGCCTGCACCCCGACGCTGCGTTCGCGAAGAAGAACATCCAAGTGCAAACCGATACGATTAAGCTCGCCGAGATGCTTGGTGTGGGCGTCGTCATCGATTTCTCGGGGTGCCCCGGGTCTGACGAGAAGTCCACGAAGCCGAACTGGGTCACGTGTCCGTGGCCGCCGGATTTCCTGGATGTGCTCAACTGGCAGTGGGAGAAGAAGGTCATTCCGTATTGGACGAAGCAGGCCAAGTTTGCCGCGGACCACGGCGTGAAGGTCGCCTTCGAGGCGCATCCTGGATTCGTTGTGTACAACCCCGAGACGTTGCTGAAGCTGCGCAAGGCGTGCGGCAACAACCTGGGCGCGAACTTCGATCCCAGCCACTTCTTCTGGCAAGGCATCGATCCGGTAGACGCCGTGCGCGCGCTTGGCGGCAAGGCGATCTTCCACGTTCACGCGAAGGACTCGAAAGTCTACGAGCAGAATGCCAAGGTCAACGGCGTGCTCGACACCAAACACTATGGCGACGAGTTCAACCGCGCGTGGATCTTCCGCACGGTCGGCTATGGCCATTCGCTGGAATGGTGGAAGGACTTCGTATCGACGCTGCGTATGGTCGGATACGATGGCACGTTATCCATTGAGCATGAGGATTCGCTGATGTCCAGCATGGAAGGCCTCAAGAAGGCGGTGGAAACGCTCAAGCAGTGCCTTATCTTCGAGAAGAAGACGGCGATGACGTGGGCATAG
- a CDS encoding phosphodiester glycosidase family protein codes for MAEAERESVTLQEVTHAGHTYSVVRVDTQRTKLRLYWNNPDGQHFGSLDNLKKWLEDRGEIMLFGTNAGMFRPDYAPCGLHIEEGRMLGKLNLRDGFGNFHLKPNGVFYLTEEGARVVVSERFDAETSTVLLATQSGPMLVIDGELHPAFKADSKHRNIRSGVGVVSPTEICFVLSRDEVTFHEFGSLFRDALNCKNALYLDGVISSFCVPGKLEMPGFVPYAGMLAVTTPADKPAP; via the coding sequence TTGGCAGAAGCAGAACGTGAATCGGTGACGCTGCAGGAAGTAACGCACGCGGGGCATACCTATTCGGTCGTCCGTGTCGATACCCAGCGAACCAAGCTTCGGTTGTACTGGAACAATCCCGATGGGCAGCACTTCGGCAGTCTCGATAATCTTAAGAAATGGCTCGAAGACCGAGGCGAGATCATGTTGTTCGGAACCAACGCAGGCATGTTTCGTCCCGACTATGCCCCGTGCGGGCTGCACATCGAGGAAGGCCGCATGCTCGGTAAACTCAACCTGCGCGACGGATTCGGCAACTTCCACCTAAAACCCAACGGTGTCTTCTATCTGACGGAAGAGGGCGCGCGCGTGGTTGTGTCAGAACGCTTCGATGCAGAAACAAGCACGGTGCTGTTGGCTACGCAATCCGGTCCGATGCTTGTCATTGATGGAGAGCTGCATCCCGCCTTCAAAGCCGATTCAAAACATCGCAATATCCGCAGCGGAGTCGGGGTTGTATCCCCCACGGAAATCTGCTTCGTACTCAGCCGCGACGAAGTGACGTTTCACGAATTCGGCAGTCTTTTCCGCGACGCTCTGAATTGTAAGAACGCGCTGTACTTGGATGGCGTCATATCGAGCTTCTGCGTGCCCGGCAAACTGGAGATGCCTGGCTTTGTGCCGTATGCGGGAATGCTGGCTGTCACTACGCCAGCAGATAAACCCGCTCCCTGA